The following are encoded together in the Streptomyces sp. NBC_01465 genome:
- a CDS encoding ABC transporter ATP-binding protein, with amino-acid sequence MSEVLAATGVGVRFGGVRALDGVDLAVRQGEVCGLIGPNGAGKTTLFDVVSGIRRPNEGRVLLDGGDISRRSPVWRARHGIRRTFQRQQLFGQLSVADNLLVAQEWRGGRGKTAGRRSRAATVLRECGLEKLADSNAGVLPVGQARMAELARALADPPRVLLLDEPASGMSGEERTQLAAVVRHLADEEGCAVLLVEHNVAFVMELCTRVVVLDLGTVLAEGDAADVRKNPAVRDAYLGSAGAAS; translated from the coding sequence ATGAGCGAGGTGCTTGCAGCCACGGGGGTCGGCGTGCGGTTCGGGGGCGTACGTGCCCTGGACGGTGTGGACCTCGCGGTGCGGCAGGGCGAGGTGTGCGGGCTGATCGGGCCCAACGGCGCGGGCAAGACGACGCTGTTCGACGTGGTGTCGGGAATCCGCAGGCCCAACGAGGGGCGTGTCCTCCTCGACGGCGGGGACATCAGCCGGCGCTCCCCCGTGTGGCGGGCCCGGCACGGCATCCGCCGCACCTTCCAACGCCAGCAGCTCTTCGGGCAGTTGAGCGTCGCCGACAATCTCCTGGTGGCCCAGGAGTGGCGCGGCGGGCGGGGGAAGACGGCAGGGCGCCGCTCGCGTGCGGCGACCGTACTGCGCGAATGCGGTCTGGAGAAGCTCGCGGACTCCAACGCGGGCGTTCTCCCCGTCGGCCAGGCCAGGATGGCCGAGCTGGCCCGCGCTCTCGCCGACCCGCCCCGGGTCCTCCTGCTGGACGAACCGGCCTCGGGGATGTCCGGCGAGGAACGGACTCAACTGGCGGCCGTCGTACGGCATCTGGCCGACGAGGAGGGGTGCGCGGTGCTGCTCGTCGAGCACAACGTGGCGTTCGTGATGGAGCTCTGCACCCGCGTCGTCGTCCTCGATCTGGGGACGGTGCTCGCGGAGGGCGACGCCGCGGACGTACGGAAGAATCCCGCCGTCCGCGACGCCTATCTCGGCAGTGCCGGAGCCGCTAGTTGA
- a CDS encoding glycosyl hydrolase family 8, whose amino-acid sequence MNRSGLRHPVVFGTAAALALLGLAALSPDAHAAATRYEAENAVISSGAVATNHLNYSGTGFVDTTNATGVYVEFAVNAATAGTANLVLRYANGTTADRPADVAVNGTTVSAARSFPATANWDTWANSTLSIPVKAGSNTVRLTATTANGLANLDYADLDAAPASADYQAEDAVITQGAVVTNHLGYTGTGFVDYTNVAGSSVEFTVAASSAGQAGLVFRYANGTTVDRPMDISVNGAVVASAVSFPATADWDTWTTKTVNANLNAGTNTIRATATTANGGPNLDKLTLGAPSAGDSGPAVPFGSHQFPYVTGTLKPSGAQSAIDQAVITKYNAWKSAFVKQNCGNGWYETLSPDADHPYVAEGQGYGMVVTATMAGADPNAKTVFDGMVKYVLAHPSVHNANLLAAEQDSSCKSVDGTDSATDGDMDVAYGLLLADKQWGSTGTYNYKDLAVRHINAIKSNEINSTTHLLLLGDWSTSGDQYYFISRSSDWMIDHFRAFKRATGDTAWDTIRTAHQNLITNQQATYASGTGLLADFVVNTNTTPKPAPGEVLESANDGDYGWNACRDPWRIGTDAVTSGDSASLASARKLNSWIKSKTGSNPDNIVTGYHLSGAAFDSGHDMAFTAPFVVTAMTDPGSQAWLDSLWNKLTGTAINSSLYYGGSVQLQSMIVASGNYWVP is encoded by the coding sequence ATGAACAGATCCGGACTCAGACACCCCGTGGTCTTCGGAACGGCGGCCGCGCTCGCCCTCCTCGGACTCGCCGCCCTGTCGCCCGACGCCCACGCCGCCGCCACCCGCTACGAGGCGGAGAACGCGGTGATCTCCTCCGGTGCGGTGGCGACGAACCACCTCAATTACTCGGGCACGGGCTTCGTCGACACCACCAACGCCACTGGTGTGTATGTGGAGTTCGCGGTGAACGCCGCGACCGCAGGCACCGCGAACCTGGTCCTGCGCTACGCGAACGGCACCACCGCCGACCGGCCCGCCGATGTCGCCGTCAACGGCACGACCGTCTCGGCCGCCCGCTCCTTCCCCGCCACGGCGAACTGGGACACCTGGGCGAACTCCACGCTCTCCATACCGGTGAAGGCGGGCAGCAACACGGTCCGCCTCACCGCGACGACGGCGAACGGTCTGGCGAACCTGGACTACGCCGACCTCGACGCGGCACCCGCCTCCGCCGATTACCAGGCCGAGGACGCCGTCATCACCCAGGGCGCCGTCGTCACGAACCACCTCGGATACACCGGCACGGGCTTCGTCGACTACACCAACGTCGCAGGATCCTCGGTGGAGTTCACGGTCGCCGCGAGCTCCGCCGGCCAGGCCGGACTCGTCTTCCGGTACGCCAACGGGACCACCGTCGACCGCCCGATGGACATCTCCGTCAATGGCGCAGTGGTCGCCTCGGCCGTCTCCTTCCCGGCCACCGCGGACTGGGACACCTGGACCACCAAGACGGTCAACGCCAACCTCAACGCCGGTACGAACACGATCCGGGCCACTGCCACCACCGCCAATGGCGGCCCCAACCTCGACAAGCTCACCCTGGGCGCCCCGTCCGCGGGTGACAGCGGCCCCGCCGTCCCCTTCGGCAGTCACCAATTCCCTTACGTGACAGGCACTTTGAAGCCGAGCGGCGCCCAGTCCGCGATCGACCAGGCGGTCATCACCAAGTACAACGCCTGGAAGTCCGCCTTCGTGAAGCAGAACTGCGGCAACGGCTGGTACGAGACCCTCTCGCCCGACGCCGACCACCCGTACGTCGCCGAGGGCCAGGGCTACGGCATGGTCGTCACCGCGACGATGGCGGGCGCCGACCCGAATGCCAAGACGGTCTTCGACGGCATGGTCAAGTACGTGCTCGCCCACCCCTCCGTGCACAACGCCAACCTCCTCGCCGCCGAACAGGACTCCTCCTGCAAGAGCGTCGACGGTACGGACTCGGCGACCGACGGCGACATGGACGTGGCGTACGGACTGCTGCTCGCCGACAAGCAGTGGGGCAGCACCGGCACGTACAACTACAAGGACCTCGCCGTCCGCCACATCAACGCGATCAAGTCCAACGAGATCAACTCCACGACACACCTGCTCCTGCTCGGCGACTGGTCGACCTCGGGCGACCAGTACTACTTCATCTCCCGTTCCTCGGACTGGATGATCGACCACTTCCGTGCCTTCAAGCGCGCCACGGGCGACACCGCCTGGGACACCATCCGTACCGCCCACCAGAACCTGATCACCAACCAGCAGGCCACCTACGCCTCGGGCACCGGCCTCCTCGCCGACTTCGTCGTCAACACCAACACCACCCCCAAGCCGGCCCCCGGCGAGGTCCTGGAGAGCGCGAACGACGGCGACTACGGCTGGAACGCCTGCCGCGACCCCTGGCGGATCGGCACCGACGCCGTCACCAGTGGCGACTCCGCCTCCCTCGCCTCCGCGCGCAAGCTCAACTCCTGGATCAAGTCGAAGACGGGCTCCAACCCCGACAACATCGTCACCGGCTACCACCTCTCCGGTGCGGCCTTCGACTCCGGCCACGACATGGCCTTCACCGCGCCGTTCGTCGTCACCGCGATGACCGACCCCGGCTCCCAGGCCTGGCTCGACTCGCTCTGGAACAAGCTGACCGGCACCGCCATCAACTCCTCGCTCTACTACGGCGGCAGCGTCCAGCTCCAGTCGATGATCGTCGCCTCCGGAAACTACTGGGTGCCGTAA
- a CDS encoding carbohydrate-binding protein: MRRLRSLVPAAAAGLLLAGSALSAPPAAASDNGLSIRPAMGWSSWSFVRRTPTEAKIKAQADAMVSSGLNTHGFLYINLDDFWQKCDSNGFTVDSYGRWTVDTAKFPNGIKPLADYIHSKGLKFGFYVTPGIAKNAVTKNTPIEGTSYHAADIANTAFAEKNYNCKNMYGIDYSKPGSQEFVDSWARQFASWGVDYLKIDGVSAADIPDVQAWDKALRATGRPINYALSNNLPIANATTWRTLANSWRTQGDVECYCGPGANGSGYPLTDWSHVSSRFATAATWQPYAGPGGWNDLDSLEIGNGDQVGLTSDQRRSHFTLWAMAASPLLLGTDLTALDPVDKAMLTNDRLIAVDQDGVAAKRVVNSGVNQAWSKREADGDYVVALFNTGTSGSSTVAVTWAQAGFSGSADVTDLWSGSHTGTVANGYSATLRPGETRLIRAHPLSGASVRYEAENAATSAGSTVDTNHLDYSGTGFVNTANAAGAYVEWTVNAPAAGTYNATFRYANGTAADRPMDISVDGAVIASDRPYPATADWDTWANSALSVSLGSGTHTIRATATTANGAPNLDYLDLG; the protein is encoded by the coding sequence ATGAGACGACTGAGATCGCTCGTGCCGGCCGCGGCCGCAGGCCTGCTCCTCGCCGGCTCCGCGCTGAGCGCACCGCCCGCCGCCGCATCGGACAACGGGCTCTCGATCCGGCCGGCCATGGGCTGGTCGAGCTGGAGCTTCGTACGGCGCACACCCACCGAGGCCAAGATCAAGGCGCAGGCGGACGCCATGGTGAGCAGCGGCCTGAACACCCACGGCTTCCTCTACATCAACCTCGACGACTTCTGGCAGAAGTGCGACTCCAACGGCTTCACCGTCGACTCCTACGGACGCTGGACGGTCGACACCGCCAAGTTCCCGAACGGCATCAAGCCGCTCGCCGACTACATCCACTCCAAGGGCCTGAAGTTCGGCTTCTACGTGACGCCCGGGATCGCCAAGAACGCCGTCACCAAGAACACCCCCATCGAGGGGACCTCGTACCACGCGGCGGACATCGCCAATACGGCGTTCGCGGAGAAGAACTACAACTGCAAGAACATGTACGGCATCGACTACAGCAAGCCGGGCTCCCAGGAGTTCGTGGACTCCTGGGCCCGCCAGTTCGCCTCCTGGGGCGTCGACTACCTCAAGATCGACGGGGTGAGCGCCGCGGACATCCCCGACGTCCAGGCCTGGGACAAGGCGCTGCGGGCCACCGGCCGCCCCATCAACTACGCGCTCTCCAACAACCTCCCCATCGCCAATGCCACCACCTGGCGCACACTCGCCAACAGCTGGCGCACCCAGGGCGACGTGGAGTGCTACTGCGGCCCGGGCGCCAACGGCAGCGGCTATCCGCTCACCGACTGGTCGCACGTCTCGTCCCGTTTCGCCACGGCGGCCACCTGGCAGCCGTACGCGGGACCGGGCGGCTGGAACGACCTCGACTCCCTCGAGATCGGCAACGGCGACCAGGTGGGCCTCACCTCCGACCAGCGGCGCTCGCACTTCACCCTGTGGGCGATGGCGGCGTCCCCACTCCTGCTCGGCACCGACCTCACGGCCCTGGACCCCGTGGACAAGGCCATGCTCACCAATGACCGGCTGATCGCCGTCGACCAGGACGGCGTCGCGGCCAAGCGCGTCGTGAACAGCGGCGTCAACCAGGCCTGGAGCAAGCGCGAGGCCGACGGCGACTACGTGGTGGCGCTCTTCAACACCGGTACGTCCGGGAGCTCCACGGTCGCCGTCACCTGGGCGCAGGCCGGCTTCTCCGGCAGCGCGGACGTCACGGACCTGTGGTCGGGATCGCACACGGGAACGGTCGCGAACGGCTACAGCGCCACCCTGCGCCCGGGGGAGACTCGGCTGATCAGGGCCCACCCGCTGTCGGGTGCGAGCGTCCGGTACGAGGCCGAGAACGCGGCCACCTCTGCAGGGTCCACCGTCGACACCAATCACCTCGACTACTCCGGGACGGGCTTCGTCAACACCGCCAACGCGGCCGGGGCGTACGTGGAGTGGACGGTGAACGCACCCGCGGCGGGGACGTACAACGCCACGTTCAGGTACGCGAACGGGACCGCCGCCGACCGCCCCATGGACATCAGTGTGGACGGCGCGGTGATCGCGTCGGATCGCCCGTACCCGGCCACGGCGGACTGGGACACCTGGGCGAACTCGGCCCTCTCCGTCTCCCTGGGATCGGGTACGCACACGATCCGGGCGACGGCGACCACGGCGAACGGCGCACCCAACCTGGACTACCTCGACCTGGGGTAG
- a CDS encoding PQQ-dependent sugar dehydrogenase, translating to MRPGRARRSVAAAVIGILFAWLIQAIPAHAAATRYEAESATISSGAVATNHLNYSGTGFVDTTNAAGTYVEFTVNAANAGTATLAFGYSNGTTADRPADIAVNGANVAAAKSFAPTADWDTWAAVTLTAPVIAGSNKMRLTATTANGLANLDYLDFQVAAPAGTAYQAEDATVSQGTVATNHLNYTGTGFVDYTNITGSYVEFTVSAAVPGSSSLAFRYSNGTTVDRPMDISVNGTVVASAVSFPATTDWDTWVTKTVNANLTTGTNTIRATATTANGGPNLDKLTVGTAADTQAPSRPGAAGCTGITMDTIVFNWGASTDNVGVVAYDIYEHGNKLGEAPGTNTSKTLTGLVANTTYNLTAIARDASGNTSPASTAIDCTTLPSDDTTAPSAPGTLTYSNLTANAVNLSWGASTDNKAVTSYEIRSGTNVYKTVTGTPPATTTSVTGLACNSPYTLTVVAKDQAGNVSAPSNAVTFTTPTCSTDGGVPSSISTVSTGWTIPWGTYWMPDSSSALVTERDSFKVFKVTPAGARTQVGTVPNAVTTDGEGGLLGVAVDPNWASNHYVYFMHTASEGNRIVRMTYDGTTLSGYTVLLQGIKKNRYHNGGRLVFGPDGYLYASTGEAQTPDLAQDKTSLNGKILRLTTTGQPAPGNPFGNYVYSYGHRNPQGLAFDRNGRLWEAEFGNSTYDELNLIKPGANYGWPTCEGTCSTSGMTNPKKTWPVDQASPSGIAIVRNVIYMAALRGERLWRIPISGDTESVGTATAYYVGTYGRLRTVTKVPGQDQLWLSTTNCDNNGGAAAGSDKIFKLSIN from the coding sequence ATGAGACCGGGCAGAGCCAGACGGTCCGTAGCCGCGGCCGTCATCGGCATCCTCTTCGCCTGGCTGATCCAGGCGATACCGGCGCACGCCGCCGCCACCCGCTACGAGGCCGAGAGCGCAACGATCTCCTCGGGCGCAGTGGCGACCAACCACCTCAACTACTCGGGCACCGGCTTCGTCGACACCACCAACGCCGCGGGCACCTATGTGGAGTTCACGGTCAACGCGGCGAACGCCGGCACGGCCACCCTCGCCTTCGGCTACTCCAACGGCACCACCGCCGACCGCCCCGCCGACATCGCCGTGAACGGCGCCAATGTCGCCGCTGCCAAGTCCTTCGCGCCGACCGCTGACTGGGACACCTGGGCGGCCGTCACCCTGACCGCACCGGTCATCGCGGGCAGCAACAAGATGCGCCTCACCGCGACGACCGCGAACGGCCTCGCCAACCTGGACTACCTCGACTTCCAGGTCGCGGCCCCTGCCGGCACCGCCTACCAGGCGGAAGACGCCACCGTCAGCCAGGGCACGGTGGCAACGAACCACCTCAACTACACCGGCACCGGCTTCGTCGACTACACCAACATCACCGGTTCGTACGTCGAGTTCACGGTCAGTGCCGCCGTCCCGGGCAGTTCCTCGCTCGCCTTCCGCTACTCCAACGGCACCACCGTCGACCGCCCGATGGACATCTCCGTCAACGGAACGGTCGTCGCCTCGGCCGTCTCCTTCCCGGCCACCACCGACTGGGACACCTGGGTCACCAAGACGGTCAACGCCAACCTCACCACCGGCACCAACACGATCCGAGCCACCGCGACCACCGCCAACGGCGGCCCCAACCTCGACAAGCTCACCGTCGGCACCGCCGCCGACACCCAGGCCCCCAGCCGGCCCGGCGCCGCCGGCTGCACGGGCATCACCATGGACACGATCGTCTTCAACTGGGGGGCGTCGACCGACAACGTGGGCGTCGTCGCGTACGACATCTACGAGCACGGCAACAAGCTCGGCGAAGCCCCGGGCACCAACACCAGCAAGACCCTGACCGGCCTCGTCGCCAACACCACCTACAACCTGACCGCCATCGCCCGCGACGCCTCCGGAAACACCTCCCCGGCGTCCACCGCGATCGACTGCACCACGCTCCCCAGCGACGACACCACCGCCCCGTCGGCCCCCGGAACCCTCACCTACAGCAACCTGACCGCGAACGCGGTGAACCTGAGCTGGGGCGCGTCCACGGACAACAAGGCCGTCACCTCCTACGAGATCCGCAGCGGCACCAACGTCTACAAGACGGTCACCGGCACCCCGCCTGCGACCACCACCTCCGTCACGGGACTCGCCTGCAACAGCCCGTACACCCTGACGGTCGTCGCCAAGGACCAGGCGGGCAACGTCTCCGCACCCAGCAACGCCGTCACCTTCACCACCCCCACCTGCTCCACCGACGGCGGCGTCCCCTCCTCGATCTCCACCGTCTCCACCGGCTGGACGATCCCCTGGGGTACGTACTGGATGCCCGACTCCTCCAGCGCCCTGGTCACCGAACGGGACAGCTTCAAGGTCTTCAAGGTCACCCCGGCCGGCGCCAGGACCCAGGTCGGCACCGTCCCCAACGCCGTCACCACGGACGGTGAAGGCGGGCTCCTCGGTGTCGCCGTCGACCCGAACTGGGCGTCGAACCACTACGTCTACTTCATGCACACCGCCTCCGAGGGCAACCGCATCGTACGGATGACGTACGACGGCACCACCCTCAGCGGCTACACCGTCCTGCTCCAGGGCATCAAGAAGAACCGCTACCACAACGGCGGACGCCTCGTCTTCGGCCCCGACGGCTACCTCTACGCCTCCACCGGCGAGGCCCAGACCCCCGACCTCGCGCAGGACAAGACCTCGCTCAACGGCAAGATCCTGCGCCTGACCACCACCGGCCAGCCGGCCCCCGGCAACCCCTTCGGCAACTACGTCTACAGCTACGGACACCGCAACCCGCAGGGCCTGGCCTTCGACCGCAACGGCCGGCTCTGGGAGGCGGAGTTCGGCAACAGCACGTACGACGAACTCAACCTGATCAAGCCGGGCGCCAACTACGGCTGGCCCACCTGCGAAGGCACCTGCAGTACGTCGGGGATGACCAACCCCAAGAAGACCTGGCCGGTCGACCAGGCCTCCCCGAGCGGCATCGCGATCGTCCGCAACGTCATCTACATGGCGGCACTGCGCGGCGAGCGGCTGTGGCGGATCCCGATCTCCGGCGACACGGAGAGCGTGGGGACGGCGACGGCGTACTACGTCGGTACGTACGGCCGCCTGCGCACCGTCACCAAGGTCCCCGGCCAGGACCAGCTCTGGCTCTCGACCACCAACTGCGACAACAACGGAGGTGCCGCGGCGGGCTCGGACAAGATCTTCAAGCTCTCCATCAACTAG
- a CDS encoding carbohydrate-binding protein — MHRRFRPRALCALLASALSLLALLGAHSATAATTRYEAEGAVISSGAVATNHLNYSGAGFVDTTNASGVYVEFTMTAANAGTATVGLRYANGTTADRPADVAVNGTTVSAGRSFGPTADWDTWVTSTLAVPVVAGSNKIRLTATTANGLANLDYADVDVAVPAADYQAEDATLSQAAVVTNHLNYTGSGFVDYTNTAGSSVQFTVEASAAGQAGLIFRYANGTTVDRPMDIAVNGAVVASGVSFPATADWDTWVTKTVNANLVAGTNTIRATATTANGGPNLDKLTLGAPATGGTGTPMAAAPYEYLGWGNPQKPTDVMNATGVKWFTLAFILSDGTCNPAWDGSRPLTGGSDQSAINSIRAAGGDVVISVGGWSGNKLGEKCSSASALAGAYQKVISAYHLKALDIDIEDTEFSNSTVRQRVVDALKIVKTNNPGIVTYVTMGTTPTGPDATGKDLINKGAAAGLANDAWVIMPFDFGGHSGSMGQASVSALDGLKAAVKSAYGYSDDTAYRHIGVSSMNGTTDETDETVTTTDFRTILTYAQTHHIARYAFWSVNRDRACGSGSDGDSCSGVSQSAYDFTKIVVQYKG, encoded by the coding sequence GTGCACAGAAGATTTCGCCCCAGAGCGCTCTGCGCCCTCCTGGCGAGCGCACTGAGCCTGCTGGCCCTGCTGGGCGCCCACAGCGCGACTGCGGCAACCACCCGTTACGAGGCCGAAGGCGCGGTGATCTCCTCGGGCGCGGTGGCCACGAACCACCTCAACTACTCGGGCGCCGGCTTCGTGGACACCACCAACGCCTCAGGTGTGTACGTCGAGTTCACCATGACCGCCGCGAATGCGGGGACGGCGACGGTTGGTCTGCGGTACGCGAACGGGACCACGGCGGACCGTCCGGCGGATGTGGCGGTGAACGGAACCACGGTCTCCGCGGGCCGGTCGTTCGGCCCGACGGCGGACTGGGACACCTGGGTGACGTCGACGCTGGCGGTGCCGGTGGTGGCGGGCAGCAACAAGATCCGCCTCACCGCGACGACGGCGAACGGTCTGGCGAACCTGGACTACGCCGACGTGGACGTGGCCGTCCCGGCGGCGGACTACCAGGCCGAGGACGCGACCCTGTCGCAGGCCGCGGTGGTCACGAACCACCTGAACTACACCGGCTCCGGCTTCGTGGACTACACGAACACCGCCGGTTCGTCTGTGCAGTTCACGGTCGAAGCGAGCGCGGCCGGCCAGGCAGGTCTGATCTTCCGGTACGCCAACGGCACCACCGTCGACCGCCCCATGGACATCGCCGTCAATGGCGCAGTGGTCGCCTCGGGTGTCTCCTTCCCGGCCACCGCGGACTGGGACACCTGGGTCACCAAGACCGTCAACGCCAACCTCGTCGCCGGCACGAACACCATCCGCGCCACGGCCACCACCGCGAACGGCGGCCCCAACCTCGACAAGCTCACCCTCGGCGCCCCCGCCACCGGCGGCACGGGAACCCCGATGGCTGCCGCCCCCTACGAGTACCTCGGCTGGGGCAATCCACAGAAGCCTACGGATGTCATGAACGCGACAGGGGTGAAGTGGTTCACGCTCGCCTTCATCCTCTCCGACGGCACCTGCAATCCCGCCTGGGACGGCAGCCGGCCCCTCACCGGCGGCTCGGACCAGTCCGCCATCAACTCCATACGCGCGGCCGGCGGTGACGTGGTGATCTCGGTCGGCGGCTGGAGCGGCAACAAGCTCGGCGAGAAGTGTTCCAGCGCCTCCGCGCTCGCGGGTGCGTACCAGAAGGTGATCAGTGCGTACCACCTCAAGGCCCTGGACATCGACATCGAGGACACCGAGTTCTCCAACAGCACGGTGCGCCAGCGGGTGGTCGACGCGCTGAAGATCGTCAAGACGAACAACCCGGGCATCGTGACGTACGTGACCATGGGCACCACGCCCACAGGACCCGACGCCACCGGCAAGGACCTGATCAACAAGGGTGCGGCGGCCGGACTGGCCAACGACGCCTGGGTGATCATGCCGTTCGACTTCGGCGGCCACAGCGGCAGCATGGGCCAGGCCTCCGTCTCGGCCCTCGACGGCCTCAAGGCAGCGGTCAAGTCGGCGTACGGCTACAGCGACGACACCGCCTACCGCCACATCGGCGTCTCGTCCATGAACGGCACCACCGACGAGACCGACGAGACCGTCACCACCACGGACTTCCGCACGATCCTGACGTACGCGCAGACCCACCACATCGCGCGATACGCGTTCTGGTCCGTCAACCGTGACCGCGCCTGCGGCTCCGGAAGCGACGGCGACTCCTGCAGCGGTGTCTCCCAGTCGGCGTACGACTTCACCAAGATCGTCGTCCAGTACAAGGGCTGA